The genomic segment GCAGTTTGGTCTTGAGCATCTTGCCGGTGGCGCCCAGCGGGATGGCTTCGACGAACACCACGTCATCGGGGATTTGCCACTTGGCGACCTTGCCCTCGTAGAACGCCAGCATCTCCTCGCGCGTGAGCTGCGCGCCGGGGCGTTTGACCACGGCCACGATGGGGCGCTCGTCCCACTTGGGGTGCGGCATGCCCACGCAGGCGGCCATGGCGACGGCGGGGTGCGCCATGGCCAGGTTTTCGATCGCGATCGAGCTGATCCACTCGCCCCCGGACTTGATCACGTCCTTGCTGCGGTCGGTGATCTGCATGAAGCCGTCGGCGTCTATGGTGGCCACATCCCCGGTCGGGAACCAGCGCCGGCCTTGTTCGTCCTCGATGAGCGGGTCGCCCCCCTCGCCCTTGAAGTAGCCGTTCACGATCCATGGGCCACGGACCAGCAGGTCCCCGTAGGTCTTGCCATCCCAGGGCAGTTCCTTGCCATCGCCGTCCACGATCTTCAGGTCGACGCCGTAGATCGCGCGGCCCTGTTTTTGCAGGAGCTTCATCTGCTCGTCTTTGGGGTACGCAAGGTGCTTGCTCTTCAGGGTGCACAGCGTGCCCAGCGGGCTCATCTCGGTCATGCCCCAGGCGTGCAGCACCTCGACGCCATAGTCTTCCTTGAAGGTGTGGATCATCGCCGGCGGGCATGCCGAGCCGCCAATCACGGTGCGCCGCAATGTCGAGAACCGGAGCCCCGCAGGCTTCATGTGGCCGAGCATCATCTGCCAGACGGTGGGCACGCCGGCGGCGTAGTTGACCTGTTCGGCCTCGATCAGTTCGTAGATCGACTTGCCATCCATCGCCGGCCCGGGAAACACCAGCTTGCAGCCCATCAGCGCCGCCGAGTACGGAATGCCCCAGGCATTGACATGGAACATCGGCACCACGGGCAGCACCGAGTCGCGCGCCGACAAGCACATCACGTCGGGCAAGGCCGCTGCGTAGGCATGCAGCGTGGTCGAGCGGTGGCTGTAGAGGGCGGCCTTGGGGTTGCCCGTGGTGCCGCTGGTGTAGCACATGCTGGAGGCCGAGTTCTCGTCGAACCGGGGCCATGCATAGTCCGGCGACTGCGCGCCGATCCAGTCCTCATAGCTCAAAAGGCCAGGGATGCCGGAGTCTGCCGGCAGCC from the Verminephrobacter eiseniae EF01-2 genome contains:
- a CDS encoding 3-(methylthio)propionyl-CoA ligase translates to MLGLIQDQPLLISSMIEFAERHHGDTEIVSRRVEGDIHRYNYRELGLRARRLANALDKLGLLFSDRVATLAWNGYRHMEMYFGVSGSGRVLHTINPRLHPEQIAWIMNHAEDQLLCFDLSFLPLVQAVHAKCPGVKHWVALCNADRLPADSGIPGLLSYEDWIGAQSPDYAWPRFDENSASSMCYTSGTTGNPKAALYSHRSTTLHAYAAALPDVMCLSARDSVLPVVPMFHVNAWGIPYSAALMGCKLVFPGPAMDGKSIYELIEAEQVNYAAGVPTVWQMMLGHMKPAGLRFSTLRRTVIGGSACPPAMIHTFKEDYGVEVLHAWGMTEMSPLGTLCTLKSKHLAYPKDEQMKLLQKQGRAIYGVDLKIVDGDGKELPWDGKTYGDLLVRGPWIVNGYFKGEGGDPLIEDEQGRRWFPTGDVATIDADGFMQITDRSKDVIKSGGEWISSIAIENLAMAHPAVAMAACVGMPHPKWDERPIVAVVKRPGAQLTREEMLAFYEGKVAKWQIPDDVVFVEAIPLGATGKMLKTKLREQLKGYQLPSL